The Caldisericum exile AZM16c01 region AGAAAATTTTACGATCTTGAAAGAATCTGGGAAGAAGTAGGCCCAAAAATAACTCCTAAGAGAAAGCTAAAATCTTGACAAATTTTCTCAGATTAATATAATACTTCGGAAGTAATAATTTTTAGGAGGCTGTATTTATGGAAGAATTTTTTTCGGTTCACGAGGTAAAGAAAGAAAAATTGGATACAGAAGAAATTTATGATCTTGCAATTATAGGCGGTGGACCCGCAGGACTTACTGCTGCAATCTATGCAGCTCGTTTTAAGCTTAAATTCGTATTATTTGAGAAAGTTGCGGTAGGAGGACAGATTGCAGTAAGTGAATGGGTGGAAAATTACCCAGGTTTTCCAGATGGAATATCTGGGGTAGACCTCGTAAACCTATTCAAAAAACAGGCTGAACGCTTTGGAACAAATATTGTGCTTACTGATGTAAGAAAAGTAGAAAAGATAAGTGATCTTTTTTATCTCGAAACTGAATATGGAAAAATCAGATCTTGGACGGTAATTCTTGCAACTGGCGCAGAGCCAGTTAAACTTCCAGTTCCTGAAGAGGAGAAGTTCAGAGGAAGAGGTATTTCTTATTGCGCAACGTGTGATGCGGCATTTTTTAAAAATAAAACTGTTGCAGTGATTGGTGGTGGAGATACTGCAATCCACGACGCATTAACCCTTTCAAAATTTGCTGATAAAGTAATAGTTGTTCATAGAAGAAAGGAATTAAGAGCAACTAAAATTCTTCAAGAAGCCGCATTTTCTAATCCGAAGATTTCCTTTGAACTCGAATACATTCCTGCGCATGTTCTTGGAGACAAAAAGGTAGAAGGCCTTGAAGTAGAACATGTGGTAACAAAAGAACACAAAGTACTCAAAGTTGAAGGAGTTTTTGTTGCAATAGGCGAAAAACCAAATTCAGAACTCGTAAAAGGTCTTGTAAATGTTGATGACAGAGGTTTTGTAGTTACTAATATGAAAATGGAAACAAATTTACCAGGCCTGTATGCCGTTGGCGATGTGAGAAACACACCATTGAGGCAAGTTATTACTGCTTGCGGTGATGCTGCTATTGCAGCAGCCGAAGTTGATAAATATATTAAAAATCTATAATTAAGAGGTGAGAAATGGAAAGACTTTTAAAAGAAAAAGATGCAGCGTACATTAAAGACTTATTTGAGAAGAATTTAAAGGATGATGTAACACTTACCTTATTCTTTGAAACAAATGGTGAAAAGATTACAAAATTCAACGAACAATATCTTCCTTACACGGAAGAAATTGTAAAAGAAGTTGCCGAACTTTCTCCAAAAATAAAATTAAATATCTACAAAGATGACGTAGAAAAAGAGAAAGAATATGGGGTCAAGGCAATTTCTGCACTCTTCATCGAAGGTTCAAAAACAAATAAAAACATCGTTTACTATGGTATACCATCTGGTCATGAGTTTTCAT contains the following coding sequences:
- the trxB gene encoding thioredoxin-disulfide reductase, with product MEEFFSVHEVKKEKLDTEEIYDLAIIGGGPAGLTAAIYAARFKLKFVLFEKVAVGGQIAVSEWVENYPGFPDGISGVDLVNLFKKQAERFGTNIVLTDVRKVEKISDLFYLETEYGKIRSWTVILATGAEPVKLPVPEEEKFRGRGISYCATCDAAFFKNKTVAVIGGGDTAIHDALTLSKFADKVIVVHRRKELRATKILQEAAFSNPKISFELEYIPAHVLGDKKVEGLEVEHVVTKEHKVLKVEGVFVAIGEKPNSELVKGLVNVDDRGFVVTNMKMETNLPGLYAVGDVRNTPLRQVITACGDAAIAAAEVDKYIKNL